One genomic region from Mangifera indica cultivar Alphonso chromosome 17, CATAS_Mindica_2.1, whole genome shotgun sequence encodes:
- the LOC123200962 gene encoding uncharacterized protein LOC123200962 → MVMELQLKLALRAYNPTIGFHHGGQSNIAKNKRSFEDAFSHQSAGMMPLHVWSGQPNEEDDQKGQNKRASSPSTRMKRRKNWLLGGLLYSHGGRNCFTSISSSGVKLVGSRITIR, encoded by the exons atGGTTATGGAACTTCAACTGAAACTTGCCCTCCGAGCCTACAATCCTACTATTGGCTTTCACCATGGTGGCCAAAGCAATATTGCTAAGAACAAGCGTAGTTTCGAGGATGCGTTTAGCCATCAGTCAGCTGGAATGATGCCTTTACATGTATGGAGTGGTCAGCCTAACGAGGAAGATGATCAGAAGGGACAAAACAAGAGAGCTTCTTCCCCATCAACGA GaatgaagaggagaaaaaacTGGTTGTTGGGTGGCCTCCTATACAGTCATGGAGGAAGAAATTGCTTCACCAGCATCAGCAGCAGCGGGGTCAAGTTGGTAGGATCGAGAATAACAATCCGGTGA